The following nucleotide sequence is from Chloroflexota bacterium.
GCCCCAGGTTGCAGTCGTAATATCTTTGCGCGATTTGGAGTGTGAATAAATACCTTCGCGCACTTGTTGGGTTAAATTCAGCCCCTCGCCATGTTTCTCCAACAGCTCAACCACCCGCACACTTTGCTCGTTATGCCGAAACTTGCGGCCAATCGCTTTAGCTAGCGCGGCTTCACCAGCATGGCCAAATGGCGTGTGGCCCAAATCATGGCCCAAGCCAATCGCCTCGATTAAATCTTCGTTGAGCCGCAAAGCCCGGCCAATGGTACGGGCAATTTGGGTCACCTCAAGCGTGTGGGTCAAACGCGTTCGATAATGATCGCCAATTGGCGCAATAAAGACTTGAGTTTTATGTTTGAGTCGGCGAAAGGCCTTGGAATGTAAAATGCGGTCGCGATCGCGCTGAAATTCGGTGCGCACTGGCGAAGCTGGCTCAGGCCGATCGCGTTTGGCCTGCGCACTCAAAGCGGCCAATGGCGAGAGCGTATCACGTTCAGTTGCTTCGAAAAATTGCCGCACAGATTGATGCTGCATAGCCTGCTCCTTGACGTACAATTAACTGCAAACCGAGAAATAAACCGCCCAAGTAGCCAATTATTTGTTATGATGTATATCCTACAGCATTGTGACAAGCACTGGCACACTAGCTTAGTGGCGAACTATAATCCCTGATGTACAGCAACGAAAACTAAACCGACTGATCATCCGTAGCTTACGGCGATCATACAAATACCCAAACTGAGGCTGGTATGCCCTACATAATTGATGGTCATAATTTAATTGGTCAACTAGCGACAATTCGTCTGAACGACCCCGACGATGAAGCCAAATTGGTTCAACTGCTGCAACGCTTTGCGATTACTCGTAAAGTGAGTGTTTCAGTCGTCTTTGATCGTGGTCAATATACCCAAGGCTCGCTTGGCGGCGGCGGGGTCAGTGTGCGTTTTGCCCGCTCGCCTAGCGATGCCGATGAGATTATTAAATCACAACTTGTGCGCTTATCACGGCCCAGCGAGTGGGTTTTAGTCTCATCGGATCGGGCGATTACCTCGGTGGCTGATGCAGTTGGCGCTCGGGTGATTACGGCGCGTGATTTTGCTGCATTGCTTGAATCGATGGGCGCGGCTGACCCCAATGCCCCGACCCACCAAGAAATGCATGCCCACGTTCGCCAAGATCAACTGCCAGAATGGCTGGATTTTTTTGGCATTGATAAAGAAAGTGCTGAGAGCAAGGTTGACTTGACGCGCAAACCCAAGCCAAATCAACCAACGCAGCAGCGCAGTGCCACCCAAGCCAAACGGCGCTCGCCGCAGGCTGCTAAACCAATTGTTGTGCCACAGCCGCCAGAGCGTTGGCAATTGCCACCACGCCGCAAAGATCAGCCTGATCCGATTCCGCGTGATGCTGATGGCCGACCACGACTCTCGCGCGGTGGTAAAAACCCCCAAGCTAGCACTGGCGAACGGCTGCATAAACCACCGCCGCCAGTTCACCCAGATGAGATTGATGAGTGGCTCGAATTTTTTGGGGCTGATGAGCAATAACGAGGCTGGATCATGACAGAAACTGCAACCGAAGGCCGTAAAATCGATCATGTTAATATTGTGATTAAAGAAGATGTCAACGCCAAAGGCATAACAACTGGCTTTGGGCGTTATCATTTTGAGCATGATGCTCTGCCAGAATTGGATATGCGCAAGATTGATTTGAGCACGACATTTTTGGGCAAGCAACTCAAAGCACCATTTTTAATTAGCTCGATGACTGGTGGCGCTGCGCCAACTGAGAAAATTAATTTACAATTGGCCGAAGCAGCGCAGGCCTTGGGCGTGGCAATGGGTGTTGGTTCGCAACGGGCAGCAATTTTCGACCCAAGTGTTGCTGCTTCGTATCAAGTGCGCCGCGTTGCACCTGATATTGCCTTGTTTGCCAATTTGGGCGCGGTGCAACTCAATTACGGCTATGGCGTTGAACAATGCCAACGCGCAGTTGATATGATTCAAGCTGATGCGCTGATTTTGCATTTTAATGCCTTGCAAGAGGCAGTCCAGCCTGAAGGCGACACCAATTTTGCAGGCTTATTGCAAAAAGTTGAGGCGATTTGTCGTGCCTTGCCCGTGCCAGTTATTGCCAAGGAAGTTGGCAATGGCATTGGAGCTAAAGCCGCCAAGCGTTTAGTTGAAGCTGGCGTGCAGGCGATCGATGTGGCGGGTGCTGGTGGCACAAGTTGGAGCGAAGTCGAACGCTTTCGCCATCGCACTCAGGCAGGTCAACGGATTGCTGCCACCTTCGCAGGCTGGGGCATTCCAACCACCGAGGCAATTAAGCAGGTACGAGCAGCGTTGCCAAGCATTGGGATTATTGGCTCTGGTGGATTGCGCAGCGGGCTAGATTTGGCCAAAGCGATTGCGCTCGGCGCTGATTTAGGCGCATCTGCCGCACCAAATTTATTAGCCCAAAACGATGGCGGCAGCGAAGCCGTCTACGAAGCCATTTTGGCAGTAATTGACGAATTGCGGATCAGCATGTTTTGCACTGGAGCGGCCAATCTGGCAGAATTACGCCAAACACCCTTATACTCGGTTGGCTAAGTTTTTCGAGAAAGTAGTTTCATGAGTAAAACCTTGGATATTATCATTCGGGCTTTGGAGCCAGATGATTACCTTGACCTTGCAACCGTATTTAGCGGGCCAAATGTGCTTGATGGATCGTTGCATGTGCCGTTTCCTTCGCAGGATGTCTGGCGGCGACGGGTGGAAAACCCCGATACCGAAACGCCGCGCTTGGTTGCCACAATCGATGCCATGGTTGTTGGTATCATCAGTTTGGAGATTGGCGAGGGTCGGCGACGGCATGCTGGTGATTTGGAGCTAGCGGTACGCGACGATTATCAAGGTCGTGGGATTGGCGCAGCCTTGATGGCAGCCATGATCGATTTGGCCGAAAATTGGCTTGGCCTCAGTCGGCTTGAAATCGTCGTTTTTACCGATAACACGCCAGCGATTACGCTCTACAAGCGCTTTGATTTCGCGGTCGAAGGCACATTGCGCAACTATGCCTATCGTGGTGGTAAGCTCAGCGATGCCTACACCATGGCCCGTTTAGCGCCAACGTCTGCCTGATGTTCAACTGATGGTTAGCTGAAAAAGCCCCAAATTTTGCAACTTGGCAATCT
It contains:
- a CDS encoding NYN domain-containing protein, which produces MPYIIDGHNLIGQLATIRLNDPDDEAKLVQLLQRFAITRKVSVSVVFDRGQYTQGSLGGGGVSVRFARSPSDADEIIKSQLVRLSRPSEWVLVSSDRAITSVADAVGARVITARDFAALLESMGAADPNAPTHQEMHAHVRQDQLPEWLDFFGIDKESAESKVDLTRKPKPNQPTQQRSATQAKRRSPQAAKPIVVPQPPERWQLPPRRKDQPDPIPRDADGRPRLSRGGKNPQASTGERLHKPPPPVHPDEIDEWLEFFGADEQ
- a CDS encoding deoxyguanosinetriphosphate triphosphohydrolase produces the protein MQHQSVRQFFEATERDTLSPLAALSAQAKRDRPEPASPVRTEFQRDRDRILHSKAFRRLKHKTQVFIAPIGDHYRTRLTHTLEVTQIARTIGRALRLNEDLIEAIGLGHDLGHTPFGHAGEAALAKAIGRKFRHNEQSVRVVELLEKHGEGLNLTQQVREGIYSHSKSRKDITTATWGTASTLEGQIIKLADSVAYINHDIDDAMRAGILQLGDLPSAYVAVLGTTHAERINTMVCDMIDHNWWARGEQPTPNDLSISMSPQILEATNGVREYMYANVYLRGPAKTEDGKVDYVINTLYEYYCQHPEALPNDLLAICEQRGEPTERAVIDYIAGMTDRYALKKFNDLFIPKTWDM
- a CDS encoding GNAT family N-acetyltransferase, with protein sequence MSKTLDIIIRALEPDDYLDLATVFSGPNVLDGSLHVPFPSQDVWRRRVENPDTETPRLVATIDAMVVGIISLEIGEGRRRHAGDLELAVRDDYQGRGIGAALMAAMIDLAENWLGLSRLEIVVFTDNTPAITLYKRFDFAVEGTLRNYAYRGGKLSDAYTMARLAPTSA
- the fni gene encoding type 2 isopentenyl-diphosphate Delta-isomerase — encoded protein: MTETATEGRKIDHVNIVIKEDVNAKGITTGFGRYHFEHDALPELDMRKIDLSTTFLGKQLKAPFLISSMTGGAAPTEKINLQLAEAAQALGVAMGVGSQRAAIFDPSVAASYQVRRVAPDIALFANLGAVQLNYGYGVEQCQRAVDMIQADALILHFNALQEAVQPEGDTNFAGLLQKVEAICRALPVPVIAKEVGNGIGAKAAKRLVEAGVQAIDVAGAGGTSWSEVERFRHRTQAGQRIAATFAGWGIPTTEAIKQVRAALPSIGIIGSGGLRSGLDLAKAIALGADLGASAAPNLLAQNDGGSEAVYEAILAVIDELRISMFCTGAANLAELRQTPLYSVG